The Sorex araneus isolate mSorAra2 chromosome 5, mSorAra2.pri, whole genome shotgun sequence genome has a segment encoding these proteins:
- the PPM1J gene encoding protein phosphatase 1J isoform X1 translates to MLSRVRCAVAHLVSPGGAPPPRPESPDLPHATSSKSAVPSETPRSPPARAGSAAAATTAEARAGFSRPTFLQLSPGGLRRADDHVDRAVQTPPHTGRCLPWRTGYAEVINAGKSRHNEDQACCKALRLEGRRGVPGASRESSGGLGLCFYYWGLFDGHAGGGAAEMASRLLHCHIQEQLRDLVEILQTPSPPPLCLSSTPRAPGSSEPCAPVGLQWQKEVTHESLVVGAIEKAFQLMDEQMTQEQQGHHVEGGCCALVVVYLVGKVYVANAGDSRAIIVRNGEIIPMSREFTPETERQRVQLLGFLKPELLGTEFTHLEFARRVQPKDLGQKMLYRDQNMKGWAYKRIQREDLRFPLVCGEGKKARVMGTIGVTRGLGDHNLRVCSSTLPIKPFLSCFPEVQVYDLAQYEHCPDDVLVLGTDGLWDVTSDCEVAATVDRVLSAYEPNDPSRYTALAQALVLGARGNPQDRDWRLPNNKLGSGDDISVFVIPLGGPCIYS, encoded by the exons ATGCTCAGCCGGGTGCGCTGCGCCGTGGCGCACCTGGTGAGCCCCGGGGGCGCCCCACCTCCTCGCCCGGAGTCCCCCGACCTGCCCCACGCCACCTCGTCGAAATCCGCCGTCCCTTCAGAAACGCCCAGGAGCCCTCCGGCACGGGCGGGGAGCGCCGCAGCCGCGACGACGGCCGAGGCTCGAGCGGGCTTCTCCCGACCGACCTTCCTGCAGCTGAGCCCGGGGGGGCTGCGACGCGCCGACGACCACGTTGACCGCGCTGTGCAAACCCCCCCGCACACCGGCCGCTGCCTGCCCTGGAGGACGGGCTACGCCGA GGTCATCAATGCCGGCAAGAGCCGGCACAATGAAGACCAGGCTTGCTGTAAAGCGCTGCGTCTGGAAGGTCGGAGGGGTGTTCCTGGGGCATCCAGGGAGTCTAGCGGAGGTCTG GGACTCTGCTTCTACTACTGGGGCCTGTTTGACGGGCACGCCGGGGGCGGAGCAGCTGAAATGGCCTCACGGCTCCTGCACTGCCACATCCAGGAACAGCTCAGGGACCTAGTGGAGATACTGCAGACCCCGTCAccacctcccctctgcctctcctccacACCCCGTGctccagggtcctctgagccctgcgcCCCGGTTGGTCTCCAGTGGCAGAAGGAAGTGACTCATGAGAGCCTGGTGGTGGGGGCCATTGAGAAAGCCTTCCAGCTCATG GATGAGCAGATGACCCAGGAGCAGCAAGGCCACCACGTTGAAGGGGGCTGCTGTGCCCTAGTTGTGGTCTACCTAGTGGGCAAGGTGTATGTGGCGAATGCCGGTGATAGCAG AGCCATCATTGTTCGGAATGGTGAGATCATTCCAATGTCCCGGGAGTTCACGCCAGAGACCGAGCGCCAGCGTGTTCAGCTGCTG GGCTTCTTGAAACCAGAGCTGCTGGGCACTGAGTTCACCCACCTGGAGTTCGCCCGTAGGGTACAGCCCAAGGACCTAGGCCAGAAGATGTTGTACCGGGACCAGAACATGAAGGGCTG GGCCTACAAAAGGATCCAGCGGGAGGATCTCAGGTTCCCTCTGGTCTGTGGGGAGGGCAAAAAG gCTCGAGTGATGGGTACCATCGGGGTGACCCGGGGCTTGGGCGACCACAATCTCAGGGTCTGCAGCTCCACCCTGCCCATTAAGCCCTTCCTCTCCTGCTTCCCAGAG GTGCAAGTGTACGACTTGGCACAGTACGAGCACTGCCCTGATGATGTGCTAGTGCTGGGGACAGACGGGCTATGGGATGTCACCAGTGACTGCGAGGTGGCCGCCACTGTGGACAGGGTGCTGTCGGCCTATGAGCCCAATGACCCCAGCAG GTACACGGCTCTGGCCCAAGCTCTGGTTCTAGGGGCCCGGGGCAACCCCCAGGACCGTGACTGGCGTCTCCCCAACAACAAGCTGGGTTCCGGGGATGACATCTCAGTCTTCGTCATCCCCTTGGGAGGGCCGTGCATTTACTCGTGA
- the RHOC gene encoding rho-related GTP-binding protein RhoC isoform X1 has translation MAAIRKKLVIVGDGACGKTCLLIVFSKDQFPEVYVPTVFENYIADIEVDGKQVELALWDTAGQEDYDRLRPLSYPDTDVILMCFSIDSPDSLENIPEKWTPEVKHFCPNVPIILVGNKKDLRHDEHTRRELAKMKQEPVRSEEGRDMANRISAFGYLECSAKTKDGVREVFEMATRAGLQVRKNKRRRGCPIL, from the exons ATGGCCGCCATCCGCAAGAAACTGGTGATCGTGGGGGACGGGGCCTGCGGGAAGACCTGCCTCCTCATTGTCTTCAGCAAGGACCAGTTCCCTGAGGTCTATGTCCCCACTGTCTTCGAGAACTACATCGCAGACATAGAAGTGGATGGCAAGCAG GTGGAGCTGGCACTGTGGGACACAGCAGGACAGGAGGATTATGACCGCCTGCGGCCGCTTTCGTACCCAGACACCGATGTCATCCTCATGTGCTTCTCCATCGACAGCCCAGACAGCCTGG AGAACATTCCTGAGAAGTGGACCCCTGAGGTGAAGCACTTCTGCCCCAATGTGCCCATCATCCTCGTGGGAAACAAGAAGGACCTGCGGCACGATGAGCACACCAGGAGGGAGCTGGCCAAGATGAAGCAG GAGCCTGTTCGATCTGAGGAAGGCCGCGACATGGCAAATCGGATCAGTGCCTTTGGATACCTCGAGTGCTCAGCCAAGACCAAGGATGGGGTGCGGGAGGTGTTCGAGATGGCCACACGGGCTGGCCTCCAGGTCCGCAAGAACAAGCGTCGGAGGGGCTGCCCTATTCTCTGA
- the RHOC gene encoding rho-related GTP-binding protein RhoC isoform X2, producing the protein MAAIRKKLVIVGDGACGKTCLLIVFSKDQFPEVYVPTVFENYIADIEVDGKQEPVRSEEGRDMANRISAFGYLECSAKTKDGVREVFEMATRAGLQVRKNKRRRGCPIL; encoded by the exons ATGGCCGCCATCCGCAAGAAACTGGTGATCGTGGGGGACGGGGCCTGCGGGAAGACCTGCCTCCTCATTGTCTTCAGCAAGGACCAGTTCCCTGAGGTCTATGTCCCCACTGTCTTCGAGAACTACATCGCAGACATAGAAGTGGATGGCAAGCAG GAGCCTGTTCGATCTGAGGAAGGCCGCGACATGGCAAATCGGATCAGTGCCTTTGGATACCTCGAGTGCTCAGCCAAGACCAAGGATGGGGTGCGGGAGGTGTTCGAGATGGCCACACGGGCTGGCCTCCAGGTCCGCAAGAACAAGCGTCGGAGGGGCTGCCCTATTCTCTGA
- the PPM1J gene encoding protein phosphatase 1J isoform X2: protein MLSRVRCAVAHLVSPGGAPPPRPESPDLPHATSSKSAVPSETPRSPPARAGSAAAATTAEARAGFSRPTFLQLSPGGLRRADDHVDRAVQTPPHTGRCLPWRTGYAEVINAGKSRHNEDQACCKALRLEGRRGVPGASRESSGGLDEQMTQEQQGHHVEGGCCALVVVYLVGKVYVANAGDSRAIIVRNGEIIPMSREFTPETERQRVQLLGFLKPELLGTEFTHLEFARRVQPKDLGQKMLYRDQNMKGWAYKRIQREDLRFPLVCGEGKKARVMGTIGVTRGLGDHNLRVCSSTLPIKPFLSCFPEVQVYDLAQYEHCPDDVLVLGTDGLWDVTSDCEVAATVDRVLSAYEPNDPSRYTALAQALVLGARGNPQDRDWRLPNNKLGSGDDISVFVIPLGGPCIYS from the exons ATGCTCAGCCGGGTGCGCTGCGCCGTGGCGCACCTGGTGAGCCCCGGGGGCGCCCCACCTCCTCGCCCGGAGTCCCCCGACCTGCCCCACGCCACCTCGTCGAAATCCGCCGTCCCTTCAGAAACGCCCAGGAGCCCTCCGGCACGGGCGGGGAGCGCCGCAGCCGCGACGACGGCCGAGGCTCGAGCGGGCTTCTCCCGACCGACCTTCCTGCAGCTGAGCCCGGGGGGGCTGCGACGCGCCGACGACCACGTTGACCGCGCTGTGCAAACCCCCCCGCACACCGGCCGCTGCCTGCCCTGGAGGACGGGCTACGCCGA GGTCATCAATGCCGGCAAGAGCCGGCACAATGAAGACCAGGCTTGCTGTAAAGCGCTGCGTCTGGAAGGTCGGAGGGGTGTTCCTGGGGCATCCAGGGAGTCTAGCGGAGGTCTG GATGAGCAGATGACCCAGGAGCAGCAAGGCCACCACGTTGAAGGGGGCTGCTGTGCCCTAGTTGTGGTCTACCTAGTGGGCAAGGTGTATGTGGCGAATGCCGGTGATAGCAG AGCCATCATTGTTCGGAATGGTGAGATCATTCCAATGTCCCGGGAGTTCACGCCAGAGACCGAGCGCCAGCGTGTTCAGCTGCTG GGCTTCTTGAAACCAGAGCTGCTGGGCACTGAGTTCACCCACCTGGAGTTCGCCCGTAGGGTACAGCCCAAGGACCTAGGCCAGAAGATGTTGTACCGGGACCAGAACATGAAGGGCTG GGCCTACAAAAGGATCCAGCGGGAGGATCTCAGGTTCCCTCTGGTCTGTGGGGAGGGCAAAAAG gCTCGAGTGATGGGTACCATCGGGGTGACCCGGGGCTTGGGCGACCACAATCTCAGGGTCTGCAGCTCCACCCTGCCCATTAAGCCCTTCCTCTCCTGCTTCCCAGAG GTGCAAGTGTACGACTTGGCACAGTACGAGCACTGCCCTGATGATGTGCTAGTGCTGGGGACAGACGGGCTATGGGATGTCACCAGTGACTGCGAGGTGGCCGCCACTGTGGACAGGGTGCTGTCGGCCTATGAGCCCAATGACCCCAGCAG GTACACGGCTCTGGCCCAAGCTCTGGTTCTAGGGGCCCGGGGCAACCCCCAGGACCGTGACTGGCGTCTCCCCAACAACAAGCTGGGTTCCGGGGATGACATCTCAGTCTTCGTCATCCCCTTGGGAGGGCCGTGCATTTACTCGTGA